One part of the Rhodothermales bacterium genome encodes these proteins:
- the ettA gene encoding energy-dependent translational throttle protein EttA: protein MSDNKIIFSMLGVGKIHKPSKQVLKNINLSFFYGAKIGVLGLNGAGKSTLLRIIAGLDKDYLGTIETKKGITFGYLSQEPELDPESTVRAIVEEGASRIVGLVKAYEEVSAKFAEPDADYDALMAEQAKLQDQIDHVNGWDIQSKLDMAMDALRCPPPDTQIKVLSGGERRRVALCRLLLQEPDVLLLDEPTNHLDAESVSWLEQHLARYPGTVIAVTHDRYFLDNVAGWILELDRGQGIPFEGNYSTWLELKGKRLALEEKQASKLQKTLERELEWIRTSPKGRHAKSKARIASYEKMVADQQEKRNEDMEIPIPPGPRLGNLVIEATKVSKAFGDRLLFEDLSFALPPGGIIGVIGPNGAGKTTLFRMITGQETPDSGSFRLGETVKLGYVDQNRPLDPNKTIWEEISGGMELLQVGNREMNSRAYVGRFNFAGSDQQKRVGQLSGGERNRVHLAKTLRESCNVLLLDEPTNDLDVNTLRALEEALQNFVGCAVVISHDRWFLDRIATHILAFEGNSEVTWFDGNYSQYENHRREVLGIEADQPHRIRYKKLVR, encoded by the coding sequence TTGAGCGACAACAAAATCATTTTCTCCATGCTGGGCGTGGGCAAGATCCACAAACCCAGCAAGCAGGTACTCAAAAACATCAACCTGTCGTTCTTCTACGGCGCGAAGATTGGTGTGCTGGGTCTCAACGGCGCCGGCAAGAGCACCTTGCTTCGCATCATCGCCGGGCTCGACAAGGACTACCTCGGCACGATCGAAACCAAAAAGGGCATCACGTTCGGATACCTCTCCCAGGAGCCCGAACTGGACCCGGAAAGCACCGTCCGCGCCATCGTCGAAGAGGGGGCCTCGCGCATCGTGGGCCTGGTGAAGGCGTACGAGGAGGTGAGCGCGAAATTCGCCGAGCCCGACGCCGACTATGACGCGCTCATGGCGGAGCAGGCGAAGCTGCAGGACCAGATCGATCACGTCAACGGCTGGGACATCCAGAGCAAGCTCGACATGGCGATGGACGCGTTGCGCTGTCCCCCGCCCGACACCCAGATCAAGGTGCTTTCCGGCGGCGAGCGCCGGCGCGTTGCCCTCTGCCGGCTGCTGCTCCAGGAGCCCGATGTCCTCCTGCTCGACGAGCCGACGAACCACCTCGACGCCGAGTCGGTCTCCTGGCTCGAACAGCATCTGGCCCGGTACCCCGGCACCGTCATCGCCGTCACGCACGACCGCTACTTCCTCGACAACGTCGCCGGCTGGATCCTCGAGCTGGACCGCGGCCAGGGCATTCCCTTCGAGGGCAATTACTCCACCTGGCTTGAATTGAAGGGCAAGCGCCTCGCCCTCGAAGAAAAGCAGGCCTCGAAGCTGCAGAAAACCCTGGAACGCGAGCTGGAATGGATCCGGACGTCGCCCAAGGGCCGGCACGCCAAAAGCAAGGCCCGTATCGCCTCGTACGAGAAGATGGTGGCCGATCAGCAGGAGAAACGCAACGAGGATATGGAAATCCCCATTCCTCCGGGACCGCGCCTCGGCAACCTCGTTATCGAGGCAACGAAGGTCTCCAAGGCGTTCGGCGATCGCCTCCTGTTCGAGGACCTCAGCTTTGCGCTGCCTCCGGGCGGCATCATCGGCGTCATCGGCCCCAACGGCGCCGGCAAGACGACGCTCTTCCGGATGATCACCGGGCAGGAGACGCCCGACAGCGGATCGTTCCGGCTCGGCGAGACGGTGAAGCTCGGCTATGTCGACCAGAACCGTCCGCTCGACCCCAACAAGACCATCTGGGAAGAGATCTCCGGCGGCATGGAGCTGTTGCAGGTCGGCAACCGGGAGATGAATTCGCGCGCCTACGTCGGCCGGTTCAACTTCGCCGGCAGCGACCAGCAGAAGCGCGTGGGGCAGCTCTCCGGCGGCGAGCGCAACCGCGTCCACCTCGCCAAAACCCTGCGCGAGAGCTGTAACGTCCTCCTGCTCGACGAGCCGACGAACGACCTCGACGTGAATACGCTCCGCGCCCTCGAAGAAGCGCTGCAGAACTTCGTCGGCTGCGCCGTCGTGATCTCGCACGACCGGTGGTTCCTCGACCGCATCGCCACGCATATCCTCGCCTTCGAGGGCAACAGCGAGGTGACGTGGTTCGACGGCAACTACTCTCAATATGAGAATCACCGCCGCGAGGTGCTCGGGATCGAGGCGGACCAGCCGCACCGCATCCGCTACAAAAAGCTCGTCCGCTAG
- a CDS encoding CheR family methyltransferase has protein sequence MESNDKPTRPPLELVANHLFTPAHPSNSVVAATVSPSGYDAIRAFFKALPGSCRTPFIVLSSGTGNGPRLDESQFDVPHLETIVLKGREKLRPGCIYLVPQGKHIAVRDNIVQIVAPATLDTSQLPLDAIFRSLSQLENTQTIALLFNDVFTDGIAGLKQLRSAGGLIFQATPRQSDEDDVLGLEVRTLVDAVVSPQQMATLLAGYLKSRSSAESTRAVLWRDEKETQILEQIFEMLEKEHGINFGVFKPAFLEAHFAQRMAIHQVSSLSQYIGILKSYPAETGFLAKRLLFRNASFYKQSRIFQRIKETLLHRIMEMGSSQGTCRIWVPECASGEEALMLAILLHERASKSMSSTKLQVIATDSDIETLAFARKGVYGLGIASHLPAVYMDRYFRRDGERYIVSEELQKIIHFFSHNTLMTPPLNGLHAIYCSEVFARLNDAMAHQVANQFHEALAPGGFLILDQPDAPAPEPAGFVPVNGAGFILQKKTNMPLFAPSTPKPVDAEPAGEPDEAVEDMVEIELTDSEVAAIEDPPAEPAEAEAIELLEVHPSLLVDADGRIVEQYGPVSEFLELPGDSLRVDLVDLVIPDIRADLKAALEQAIQRNKTFKSKAIPFEINGETRPVQLQIRPVPLNDGASTGAQVTFYDAGAGDRERTEMDSNKSVTHALESMESDLAQLKSRLHAMLQDIQKSREELRVENAGLLEQADELRRQIDELTQRNGDLTDTNKELLALNRDLVKKVEEMRKGLQQAARRPEPAPAPVSEPEPLLKTPLGGLLSKKHEIRTALTSIIGFADLLAERLRDENKELAQYVGAGGKQLSDALSVLLNQEDDAPPPPQVKSHDIQLTPTKTARLLVVDDSIDTRRLLALVLGDRFECEMASSASEAIEKARQEYFTAVLLDINLGKDASGVDVLHHLRELQHYQNVPFMAVTAMATPKDRALLLREGFDAYMPKPFHKTALLNTLDQILSQKSMN, from the coding sequence ATGGAATCGAACGACAAGCCCACGCGTCCTCCGCTGGAACTCGTAGCCAACCACCTGTTTACCCCGGCGCACCCGTCCAACTCGGTCGTCGCCGCCACGGTATCCCCCTCCGGCTACGACGCGATCCGGGCGTTTTTCAAGGCGCTGCCCGGCAGCTGCCGCACGCCCTTTATCGTGCTGTCGAGCGGGACGGGCAATGGCCCCCGGCTCGACGAGTCGCAATTCGACGTTCCGCATCTGGAAACGATCGTGCTCAAGGGACGGGAGAAGCTCCGGCCCGGCTGCATCTACCTCGTGCCCCAGGGCAAACACATAGCGGTGCGCGACAACATCGTGCAGATCGTCGCGCCGGCCACGCTCGACACGTCGCAGCTCCCGCTCGACGCCATCTTCCGTTCGCTCTCCCAGCTCGAGAACACGCAAACCATCGCGCTCCTGTTCAACGACGTCTTTACGGACGGCATCGCCGGCCTGAAGCAGCTGCGCAGCGCCGGGGGGCTGATCTTCCAGGCGACGCCCCGCCAGAGCGACGAGGACGACGTGCTGGGGCTCGAGGTGCGCACGCTGGTCGATGCCGTCGTATCCCCGCAGCAGATGGCCACGCTGCTGGCGGGCTATCTGAAGTCGCGCTCGTCGGCGGAGTCGACCCGGGCGGTATTGTGGCGGGATGAGAAGGAGACGCAGATCCTCGAACAGATTTTCGAGATGCTCGAGAAAGAGCACGGCATCAACTTCGGCGTCTTCAAGCCGGCGTTCCTGGAGGCGCATTTCGCGCAGCGGATGGCCATTCATCAGGTGTCGAGTCTTTCGCAGTACATCGGCATCCTGAAGTCCTATCCCGCGGAAACAGGCTTTCTCGCCAAGCGCCTGTTGTTTCGGAACGCGTCGTTCTACAAGCAGAGCCGCATCTTCCAGCGCATCAAGGAGACGCTGCTCCATCGGATCATGGAGATGGGCTCGTCGCAAGGCACCTGCCGGATCTGGGTGCCTGAATGCGCGAGCGGCGAGGAAGCGCTCATGCTGGCCATCCTGCTGCATGAACGGGCTTCCAAGAGCATGTCGTCAACGAAGCTGCAGGTCATCGCGACCGACAGCGACATCGAGACCCTCGCTTTTGCCCGCAAGGGCGTGTACGGACTGGGCATCGCATCGCACCTGCCGGCCGTCTACATGGATCGCTATTTCCGGCGCGACGGCGAGCGGTATATCGTTTCCGAGGAGTTGCAGAAGATCATCCACTTCTTCTCGCACAACACGCTGATGACGCCGCCGCTGAACGGCCTGCACGCCATCTATTGCAGCGAGGTCTTCGCCCGGCTCAACGACGCGATGGCGCATCAGGTAGCGAACCAGTTTCACGAAGCGCTGGCGCCGGGCGGTTTCCTCATCCTCGACCAGCCGGACGCGCCCGCTCCCGAACCGGCGGGATTCGTGCCGGTGAACGGGGCCGGCTTCATTCTACAGAAAAAAACGAATATGCCCCTCTTCGCCCCGTCGACACCGAAGCCCGTCGATGCGGAGCCTGCCGGAGAGCCGGACGAAGCCGTCGAGGACATGGTGGAAATCGAACTGACCGATTCGGAAGTCGCCGCGATCGAGGATCCGCCGGCCGAGCCCGCGGAAGCCGAGGCCATCGAACTGCTGGAGGTTCATCCCTCCCTGCTGGTCGATGCCGATGGCCGCATCGTCGAGCAATACGGTCCGGTCAGCGAGTTTCTCGAGCTGCCGGGCGACAGCCTGCGCGTCGATCTGGTCGATCTCGTGATCCCGGATATCCGCGCGGATCTGAAGGCGGCGCTCGAGCAGGCGATTCAGCGCAACAAGACGTTTAAATCCAAAGCCATCCCCTTTGAAATCAACGGGGAAACGAGACCTGTACAGCTTCAAATCCGGCCCGTGCCCCTCAACGATGGGGCATCGACCGGCGCACAGGTAACATTTTACGACGCAGGCGCGGGCGACCGTGAACGGACCGAAATGGATTCCAACAAAAGTGTGACCCATGCCCTGGAGTCGATGGAAAGCGACCTCGCGCAGCTCAAGTCGAGGCTGCACGCGATGCTCCAGGACATCCAGAAATCCCGTGAGGAACTGCGCGTCGAGAACGCCGGCCTGCTCGAACAGGCCGACGAGCTGCGCCGGCAGATCGACGAGCTGACCCAGCGAAACGGCGACCTGACCGACACCAACAAGGAGCTGCTGGCGCTGAACCGCGACCTCGTCAAGAAGGTCGAGGAAATGCGCAAGGGCCTGCAGCAGGCCGCGCGCCGGCCCGAGCCGGCCCCGGCACCGGTCTCCGAACCGGAGCCGCTCCTGAAGACACCCCTCGGCGGCCTGCTCTCGAAGAAGCATGAGATCCGGACGGCGCTCACGTCGATCATCGGCTTCGCCGACCTGCTCGCCGAGCGGCTGCGCGACGAAAACAAGGAGCTCGCCCAGTACGTCGGCGCCGGCGGAAAGCAGCTTTCCGATGCGTTATCCGTCCTCCTCAACCAGGAAGACGACGCCCCGCCGCCGCCTCAGGTCAAGAGCCACGACATTCAGCTTACGCCCACCAAGACGGCCCGCCTCCTCGTGGTGGACGACAGCATCGACACCCGCCGGCTGCTGGCGCTCGTGCTGGGCGACCGCTTCGAGTGCGAGATGGCCTCGTCCGCCTCTGAAGCCATCGAAAAAGCGCGGCAGGAATACTTCACCGCCGTCCTGCTGGACATCAACCTCGGCAAGGACGCCTCCGGCGTGGACGTCCTGCACCACCTCCGCGAACTCCAGCACTACCAGAACGTCCCGTTCATGGCCGTCACCGCCATGGCAACGCCGAAGGATCGGGCGCTCCTCCTCCGCGAAGGCTTCGACGCCTACATGCCCAAGCCCTTCCACAAAACGGCCCTGCTGAACACGCTGGACCAGATCCTCTCCCAGAAGTCGATGAATTAG
- a CDS encoding c-type cytochrome, which yields MRRFQRISTSLLALALLASPACQTAPPASSAATSPEDALAGFQIAGGFSIELFAAEPLVTDPVAMEIDEQGRLYVVEMPGYPLDVSPSGRIKRLEDTDGDGIPDRSTVFADGIVLPTGIMRWKQGILVTAPPELIYFEDTDGDGRADRRETMLSGFALSNPQHNFNKPYFGLDNWIYLANEGTVGTDDYADLFGDVGSEVFFPARPDAGRLGRNGEHRNVRLKPDHFEVEALSSRSQFGMAFDDWGHRFTLNNARPQFHEVIANRYLTRNPLLPVQFAIQYTPAYGQNTAVYPITDNPEHQLLTDRGMITSATGITLYQADLFPPEFHHVSFVGEPVHNLVHALRTVESGPTFRSERIEAHREFLASRDAWFRPVNFYIGPDGALYVVDYYRQIIEHPEWMDEATINSGNLYNGNDRGRIYRIAPTGAPAADWLDNDPLEAASTDALVAQLANGNIWWRRNAQRLLLDRQDAAAVPALTALAAGASPLGRVHALWTLDGLGALTPSLIEGALQDAVAGIRENAIVLAESRLDARPDLLDALARLENDANARVRFQLLCTLGFFDTPQSRTIRQRMLSRDLEDPWMQIAALSAPDRVDDAYLARAVATAGREATPGRATYLERVGYLAAAQKDERFYTSTADRLTRRPAPYPMWQTTALLRGLAQGTPRNAPFTSAAAPHALAAFTRSEEPEARTAFLALLDKTGLPDATIVSAAIDAARSGAADTRRTPALRAQDIQLLAMHDPDAHEQLLTALIVPTEHPDVQTAAVRALKNVEDAGIGDVLIERWAGLTPAVRDVALDVLMGSPERAARLLDAVEAGTIQRSSLGWNRTVVLMRDWAGPLRDRARALLSEEPGAREQIVATYMASLGGDGRVDAGQANFERVCGTCHQVGGAHGTAFGPDLATVRHWSPEALVAKILMPQRSVSDGYELWSVERTSGETVTGLLAADSPSSITIRTPAREDITIPRTEVVTMQNLNQTMMPTGLEAALDQQQMVDLIAFLRFN from the coding sequence ATGCGACGCTTTCAACGCATTTCGACTTCGCTGCTCGCACTCGCCCTGCTTGCCTCGCCGGCCTGCCAGACGGCACCGCCAGCCTCCAGCGCCGCGACATCCCCGGAGGACGCCCTCGCCGGCTTCCAGATCGCCGGCGGCTTCTCCATCGAGCTTTTCGCCGCCGAGCCGCTCGTCACCGACCCCGTCGCGATGGAAATCGACGAGCAGGGCCGGCTCTACGTCGTCGAGATGCCCGGCTACCCGCTCGACGTGAGCCCCAGCGGCCGCATCAAGCGGCTCGAGGACACGGACGGCGACGGAATCCCGGACCGCAGCACCGTTTTCGCCGACGGCATCGTGCTACCTACGGGCATCATGCGCTGGAAACAGGGCATCCTCGTCACCGCGCCGCCCGAGCTGATCTATTTTGAGGATACGGACGGCGACGGCCGCGCGGACCGCCGGGAAACGATGCTGTCCGGTTTCGCGCTGTCCAACCCCCAGCACAACTTCAATAAGCCGTATTTCGGGCTCGACAACTGGATCTACCTCGCGAACGAGGGCACCGTCGGCACCGACGACTACGCCGACCTGTTCGGCGACGTGGGCTCCGAGGTCTTCTTCCCCGCCCGGCCCGACGCCGGCCGGCTCGGACGCAACGGCGAACACCGCAACGTGCGGCTCAAGCCGGACCACTTCGAGGTGGAGGCGCTATCCAGCCGTTCCCAGTTCGGGATGGCGTTCGACGACTGGGGGCACCGCTTCACGCTCAACAACGCGCGTCCGCAGTTTCACGAGGTGATCGCCAACCGTTATCTGACCCGCAATCCCTTGCTGCCGGTCCAGTTCGCCATCCAGTACACGCCAGCGTACGGGCAGAACACGGCCGTCTATCCCATCACGGACAACCCCGAGCACCAGCTGCTCACCGACCGCGGCATGATCACGTCGGCGACGGGCATCACGCTCTACCAGGCCGACCTCTTCCCCCCGGAATTCCACCACGTCAGCTTCGTCGGCGAGCCCGTGCACAACCTCGTCCACGCGCTGCGCACGGTCGAGTCCGGCCCGACCTTCCGCTCGGAGCGGATCGAGGCGCACCGGGAATTCCTCGCCTCGCGGGACGCCTGGTTTCGGCCCGTCAATTTTTATATCGGCCCGGATGGGGCGCTGTATGTGGTCGACTACTACCGCCAGATCATCGAGCATCCGGAGTGGATGGACGAGGCCACGATCAACTCGGGCAACCTGTACAACGGCAACGACCGCGGCCGCATCTACCGGATCGCCCCCACCGGCGCGCCGGCGGCGGACTGGCTCGACAACGATCCGCTTGAAGCGGCCTCCACCGACGCGCTCGTCGCGCAGCTCGCCAACGGCAACATCTGGTGGCGGCGGAACGCCCAGCGCCTGCTGCTCGATCGGCAGGATGCGGCCGCCGTGCCGGCGTTGACCGCGCTCGCCGCGGGGGCATCGCCCCTGGGCCGCGTGCACGCGCTGTGGACGCTGGACGGACTCGGGGCGCTGACGCCATCCCTCATCGAGGGGGCTCTGCAGGATGCCGTCGCCGGCATCCGCGAAAACGCGATCGTCCTGGCCGAGTCGCGCCTGGACGCCCGGCCCGACCTCCTGGACGCGCTCGCCCGGTTGGAAAACGACGCCAATGCGCGCGTGCGCTTCCAGCTATTGTGTACGCTGGGCTTTTTCGATACCCCGCAGAGCCGCACGATCCGTCAGCGCATGCTCAGTCGCGATCTCGAGGATCCCTGGATGCAGATCGCCGCGCTCTCCGCGCCCGATCGCGTCGACGACGCCTACCTGGCCCGGGCGGTCGCCACCGCCGGCCGCGAGGCCACGCCGGGGCGCGCCACTTATCTGGAGCGCGTCGGCTATCTGGCGGCCGCGCAGAAAGACGAACGTTTTTACACATCCACCGCCGACCGGCTGACGCGCCGGCCGGCTCCCTATCCGATGTGGCAAACCACGGCCTTGCTTCGCGGCCTGGCCCAGGGCACGCCCCGCAACGCGCCGTTCACCTCCGCCGCGGCGCCCCATGCGCTGGCCGCGTTCACCCGTTCCGAGGAGCCCGAGGCACGGACCGCCTTCCTGGCGCTGCTCGACAAAACCGGGCTCCCCGATGCGACGATCGTTTCCGCCGCCATTGACGCCGCCCGGAGCGGCGCCGCAGATACCCGGCGTACGCCGGCGCTGCGCGCCCAGGACATCCAGCTGCTCGCCATGCACGACCCCGATGCGCACGAACAGCTCCTGACCGCGCTGATCGTACCGACGGAGCACCCTGACGTCCAGACCGCGGCGGTGCGGGCGCTCAAGAACGTGGAAGACGCCGGCATCGGCGACGTGCTGATCGAACGGTGGGCCGGGCTCACGCCGGCGGTGCGCGACGTAGCCCTCGACGTCCTGATGGGCTCCCCCGAACGCGCCGCGCGGCTGCTGGACGCCGTGGAAGCCGGCACGATCCAGCGCTCGTCGCTGGGGTGGAATCGGACCGTGGTGCTGATGCGCGATTGGGCCGGACCGCTGCGCGACCGCGCCCGGGCGCTGCTCAGCGAAGAACCCGGCGCCCGCGAGCAGATTGTCGCCACCTACATGGCGTCACTGGGGGGAGACGGCAGGGTCGATGCCGGCCAGGCCAACTTTGAGCGGGTTTGCGGGACCTGCCACCAGGTCGGCGGCGCGCACGGCACGGCCTTCGGCCCCGACCTCGCCACCGTACGCCACTGGTCGCCCGAGGCACTCGTCGCCAAAATCCTCATGCCCCAGCGCTCGGTCTCCGACGGGTATGAACTGTGGTCCGTCGAACGCACGTCCGGCGAAACGGTCACCGGTCTCCTCGCCGCGGATTCCCCTTCCAGCATCACCATCCGCACGCCGGCCCGGGAAGACATCACCATCCCCCGCACCGAGGTCGTCACCATGCAAAACCTGAATCAGACCATGATGCCCACGGGCCTCGAAGCCGCCCTCGATCAGCAGCAGATGGTGGATTTGATCGCGTTTTTGCGGTTCAATTAA
- a CDS encoding DUF4340 domain-containing protein, which produces MQQRQLLWLLGALVVLVGIAFATGSFNKNASTLDLPALKIPGNELTRIVITRGGSPFAFEKQEDGWQVVEPIAGKADSALVAQLIANLTAIELETIVSNNEERYAEYGLGEGEKQVDLIWPSGGKTILIGGNGPDLQSYYLRIAGDRRVYLTKGRLNLPDDTDRWRDKTVLAIPRGNIEKVVVSGPDAGYELALTAEGWSISIDGDGSEPADSSAVMDWLSRFAPLKAAGFMRGTTAADIKANATHQVHFSIPGAGTQTLWIEARETELAATASGQDTAYRLNFNQLEQLTPQAGTFEN; this is translated from the coding sequence ATGCAACAACGTCAACTCCTCTGGTTGCTCGGCGCCCTCGTCGTCCTCGTGGGGATTGCTTTTGCAACAGGCTCTTTCAACAAAAACGCCTCCACGCTCGACCTCCCGGCGCTGAAGATCCCCGGCAACGAACTGACGCGCATCGTCATCACGCGCGGCGGATCGCCGTTCGCCTTCGAAAAACAGGAGGATGGATGGCAGGTCGTCGAGCCGATCGCCGGCAAGGCCGATAGCGCCCTCGTCGCCCAGCTCATCGCCAACCTCACCGCCATCGAGCTGGAGACCATCGTGTCGAACAACGAGGAACGGTATGCCGAATACGGCCTCGGCGAGGGGGAAAAGCAGGTGGACCTCATCTGGCCGAGCGGCGGCAAGACGATCCTGATCGGCGGCAACGGCCCCGATCTCCAGTCGTATTACCTGCGCATCGCCGGCGACCGCCGGGTGTACCTCACGAAGGGCCGCCTCAACCTGCCGGACGACACCGACCGCTGGCGCGACAAAACCGTCCTGGCCATCCCGCGCGGCAACATCGAGAAGGTCGTCGTCTCGGGCCCGGACGCCGGCTACGAACTCGCACTGACCGCCGAAGGATGGTCCATCTCCATCGACGGAGACGGCAGCGAGCCGGCGGACTCGTCCGCGGTGATGGACTGGCTCTCCCGCTTCGCGCCCCTCAAGGCCGCGGGCTTCATGCGCGGCACCACGGCCGCCGACATCAAGGCCAACGCCACGCATCAGGTCCACTTCAGCATTCCGGGCGCCGGCACCCAGACCCTCTGGATCGAGGCGCGCGAAACCGAACTCGCCGCCACGGCATCCGGCCAGGACACGGCCTACCGGCTCAACTTCAACCAGCTGGAGCAGCTCACTCCGCAAGCCGGCACCTTTGAGAACTAG